A single region of the Erythrobacter sp. HL-111 genome encodes:
- the yiaY gene encoding L-threonine dehydrogenase has protein sequence MSTSFIMPSMNIMGENALADAAATLTGRGFKAALIVTDEGLARLGVADDVAKVLEEAGIRAAIFDGAQPNPTVGNVEDGLALLRDHDCDLVVSLGGGSSHDCAKGIALVAANGGKIADYEGIDQSPLPQVPLMAINTTAGTAAEMTRFCIITDVERHVKMAIVDKHVTPFLSVNDPAMMVGKPAALTAATGMDALTHAVEAYVSTAATPITDGCALKAVSLISENLRDAVADGTNLAAREAMAYAQFLAGMAFNNASLGYVHAMAHQLGGFYDLPHGVCNAVLLPHVETFNAAVSAGRLRDVAEAMGVDVRNLDEHQGAEAAIAAIRQLSADIGIPAGLAELGMKDADIETLAANAMNDACGFTNPRPANQQEIEAIFRAAA, from the coding sequence ATGTCTACCAGTTTCATTATGCCGAGCATGAACATCATGGGCGAGAACGCGCTCGCCGATGCCGCAGCGACCCTCACCGGGCGCGGCTTCAAGGCGGCGCTGATCGTCACCGACGAAGGCCTTGCCCGCCTCGGCGTGGCCGATGACGTTGCGAAAGTGCTCGAGGAAGCGGGCATCCGCGCCGCGATCTTCGACGGGGCGCAGCCCAATCCGACCGTTGGCAATGTCGAGGACGGGCTCGCCCTCCTGCGCGATCATGACTGCGACCTCGTGGTTTCGCTCGGCGGCGGATCGAGCCACGACTGCGCCAAGGGCATCGCCCTCGTCGCGGCCAATGGCGGCAAGATCGCCGACTACGAAGGCATCGACCAGTCGCCGCTGCCGCAGGTGCCGCTGATGGCGATCAACACCACCGCCGGGACGGCGGCGGAAATGACCCGCTTCTGCATCATCACCGATGTCGAGCGGCACGTGAAGATGGCTATCGTCGACAAGCACGTGACGCCCTTCCTGTCGGTCAACGACCCGGCGATGATGGTGGGCAAGCCCGCCGCGCTCACCGCCGCGACCGGCATGGACGCGCTGACCCACGCGGTGGAGGCCTATGTCTCGACCGCGGCGACGCCGATCACCGACGGCTGCGCGCTGAAGGCGGTCTCGCTCATCTCCGAGAACCTGCGCGACGCGGTGGCCGACGGGACCAATCTCGCCGCGCGCGAGGCGATGGCCTATGCCCAGTTCCTTGCGGGAATGGCGTTCAACAACGCGTCGCTGGGCTATGTCCACGCGATGGCGCACCAGCTCGGCGGGTTCTACGACCTCCCGCACGGCGTATGCAACGCGGTGCTGCTGCCCCATGTCGAAACCTTCAACGCGGCGGTCTCCGCCGGGCGGCTGCGCGACGTGGCGGAAGCGATGGGGGTCGACGTCCGCAACCTCGACGAGCACCAGGGCGCCGAGGCGGCGATCGCGGCGATCCGCCAGCTTTCGGCCGATATCGGAATCCCCGCAGGACTTGCAGAACTGGGCATGAAGGACGCCGACATCGAAACGCTCGCGGCGAA
- the adh gene encoding aldehyde dehydrogenase has product MDMQTNAATLMRPSLKEHYDNFIGGRWVPAKSGATFENVSPVTGRVIGTVARSQAEDIEAALDAAHAARAAWGRTPVAERALVLTRIADRMEENLAALAEAETWDNGKPIRETMAADLPLAIDHFRYFAGCIRAQEGSISEIDANTIAYHFHEPLGVVGQIIPWNFPLLMATWKLAPALAAGNCVVLKPAEQTPASIMALMELIGDLLPDGVVNVVNGFGLEAGKPLASSKRIAKIAFTGETSTGRMIMQYASENLIPVTLELGGKSPNLFFDDVMAEDDDYLDKAIEGFVMFALNQGEVCTCPSRALVQENIYDRFMERVLARVAALKQDNPLDPETMVGAQASAEQQAKILSYLDIGRAEGAEVLAGGGVARLSGECEGGFYVQPTVLKGHNKMRVFQEEIFGPVVSVTTFRDEEDALSIANDTLFGLGAGVWSRDVNRCYRMGRNIEAGRVWTNCYHAYPAHAAFGGYKQSGIGRETHRMMLDHYQQTKNMLVSYEPKKLGFF; this is encoded by the coding sequence ATGGACATGCAGACCAATGCCGCCACGCTGATGCGGCCCTCGCTCAAGGAGCATTACGACAATTTCATCGGCGGGCGCTGGGTCCCGGCGAAAAGCGGCGCGACCTTCGAGAACGTGTCGCCCGTCACGGGCCGGGTGATCGGCACGGTCGCGCGCTCGCAGGCCGAGGACATCGAGGCCGCGCTCGATGCCGCCCACGCCGCCCGCGCTGCCTGGGGCCGCACGCCGGTCGCCGAACGCGCGCTGGTCCTCACCCGGATCGCGGACCGGATGGAGGAAAACCTCGCGGCGCTGGCCGAGGCCGAGACCTGGGACAACGGCAAGCCGATCCGCGAGACCATGGCCGCCGACCTCCCGCTCGCGATCGACCATTTCCGCTATTTCGCCGGCTGCATCCGCGCGCAGGAAGGCAGCATTTCCGAAATCGACGCGAACACCATCGCCTACCACTTCCACGAGCCGCTGGGCGTCGTCGGACAGATCATCCCGTGGAACTTCCCGCTGCTGATGGCGACGTGGAAACTCGCCCCGGCGCTCGCGGCGGGCAATTGCGTGGTGCTGAAACCGGCCGAACAGACCCCGGCCTCGATCATGGCGCTGATGGAACTGATCGGCGACCTCCTGCCGGACGGGGTGGTCAATGTCGTGAACGGTTTCGGCCTCGAAGCGGGCAAGCCGCTCGCCTCGTCCAAGCGGATCGCCAAGATCGCCTTCACCGGCGAGACCTCGACCGGCCGGATGATCATGCAATACGCCTCCGAAAACCTCATCCCGGTCACGCTCGAACTTGGCGGCAAGTCGCCCAACCTGTTCTTCGACGACGTGATGGCCGAGGACGACGACTATCTCGACAAGGCGATCGAGGGCTTCGTCATGTTCGCGCTGAACCAGGGCGAGGTGTGCACCTGCCCCTCGCGCGCGCTGGTGCAGGAGAACATCTACGACCGCTTCATGGAGCGCGTCCTCGCCCGCGTCGCGGCGCTCAAGCAGGACAATCCGCTCGACCCCGAAACGATGGTCGGCGCGCAGGCCTCGGCCGAACAGCAGGCGAAGATCCTGTCCTATCTCGACATCGGCCGCGCGGAAGGCGCCGAAGTGCTCGCGGGAGGCGGCGTCGCGCGGCTTTCGGGCGAATGCGAGGGCGGCTTCTACGTCCAGCCGACCGTGCTCAAGGGCCACAACAAGATGCGGGTCTTCCAGGAGGAAATCTTCGGTCCCGTCGTCTCGGTCACGACCTTCCGCGACGAGGAGGACGCGCTTTCCATTGCCAACGACACGCTGTTCGGCCTCGGTGCGGGCGTGTGGAGCCGCGATGTCAACCGCTGCTACCGCATGGGCCGCAACATCGAGGCGGGCCGCGTGTGGACGAACTGCTACCACGCCTACCCGGCCCACGCCGCGTTCGGCGGGTACAAGCAATCGGGCATCGGGCGCGAAACGCACCGCATGATGCTCGACCACTACCAGCAGACCAAGAACATGCTGGTTTCCTACGAGCCGAAGAAGCTCGGGTTCTTCTGA
- a CDS encoding helix-turn-helix domain-containing protein produces the protein MEDQHAQLVREAISSDAAAGRSTLAASWCRSALHHGLDPAKGPAADRLDASRLALAREAHEELLLHAGPVLDRIARTLVRSGRCILLTDSESLILEERMASGDRDHFDRARLVAGECWSEAAEGTNGIGTCIADEKPVIIHRDQHFLSANVQVSCHGVPICDAVGNLVAALDVSTNRYDHDRDTAALIMNVLMDAAQELERLLFGAAYRDCRIVHLDDADSPGALVAVDRDDLVVGANRSARRRALLAKVSAEAPVPVADLFGPPEEDPIAAAERRVLRQALARSHGNVAAAARLLGIGRATFYRRMTRAGLAA, from the coding sequence GTGGAAGACCAGCACGCACAACTCGTCCGCGAGGCAATCTCCTCGGACGCGGCGGCGGGGCGTTCGACGCTCGCCGCCTCCTGGTGCCGCTCCGCCCTCCACCACGGTCTCGACCCCGCGAAAGGCCCCGCCGCCGACCGGCTCGACGCGAGCCGCCTCGCGCTCGCCCGCGAGGCGCACGAGGAACTTCTGCTTCACGCCGGCCCGGTGCTCGACCGGATCGCGCGCACGCTGGTCCGCAGCGGGCGCTGCATCCTGCTGACCGATTCCGAAAGCCTGATCCTCGAAGAACGCATGGCCTCGGGCGACCGCGACCATTTCGACCGGGCGCGCCTGGTCGCGGGCGAATGCTGGTCCGAAGCGGCCGAGGGAACCAACGGGATCGGCACCTGCATCGCCGACGAAAAGCCGGTCATCATCCACCGCGACCAGCATTTCCTCTCCGCCAACGTGCAGGTGAGCTGCCACGGCGTGCCGATCTGCGATGCGGTCGGGAACCTCGTCGCCGCGCTCGACGTGTCGACCAATCGCTACGACCATGATCGCGACACGGCGGCGCTGATCATGAACGTGCTGATGGACGCGGCGCAGGAACTGGAACGGCTGCTGTTCGGGGCGGCCTATCGCGACTGCCGGATCGTGCACCTCGATGACGCGGACAGCCCGGGAGCCCTCGTCGCGGTCGATCGCGACGATCTCGTCGTCGGGGCCAACCGGAGCGCGCGGCGGCGCGCCCTGCTCGCCAAGGTGAGTGCCGAGGCCCCGGTGCCCGTCGCCGACCTGTTCGGCCCGCCCGAGGAGGATCCGATCGCCGCCGCCGAACGCCGCGTCCTGCGCCAGGCGCTGGCCCGGTCGCACGGCAATGTCGCGGCGGCCGCCCGGCTGCTCGGCATCGGGCGGGCTACCTTCTACCGCCGGATGACCCGCGCGGGGCTGGCCGCGTAA